From a single Nostoc edaphicum CCNP1411 genomic region:
- a CDS encoding helix-turn-helix domain-containing protein yields MPVTKRLEILDLIRELQQQLNLSQKQFAAKVGVSFKTVNRWENEYTVPSRIALKLIEEMLRKMGEPGKSLLSQYFPEAE; encoded by the coding sequence ATGCCTGTAACAAAGCGGTTAGAAATTTTAGATTTAATTCGGGAACTTCAGCAGCAACTTAACCTCTCTCAGAAACAGTTTGCTGCTAAAGTAGGAGTTTCCTTCAAAACAGTCAACCGTTGGGAGAATGAGTATACAGTCCCTTCACGTATAGCGCTAAAACTAATAGAAGAAATGTTACGGAAAATGGGTGAACCCGGCAAAAGCTTGCTAAGTCAATATTTCCCAGAAGCAGAGTAG
- a CDS encoding PAS domain S-box protein, which produces MSRKAKVSKPQNLFAGGRDKGTFIREQLLHYSVAFLSVALALWATLLLNPYLTPTPAALFFAAVMVSAWYGGLGPGLLATVLSTLAINYFFFKPLYPQNITNLNIVIPLVVFMLTAGLISWLNESRRTAQRQAEANLKLLHESQVRFGRLTESNEEALRQRETELRLITDTLPVLISFVDSEQRYRFNNLAYEEWFGHPAAEVYGKTLWEVLGESAYKVLRPYVEQVLAGEQVTFESQIPYKDGGTRYINAIYVPQFNQQGTVEGYAALITDISEQQAALRERKRAEAALRESEARFRQMADTAPVLVWMSATDTFCNYFNKPWLDFTGRTLEQEMGNGWTEGVHPDDFRRCLDTYTNAFHARQKFTMEYRLRRFDGEYRWVFDTGVPRFAPTGEFLGYIGSCVDIHDRNLAEKALRDSEERYRILTEVSPQAIWMGNSDGGITYCNQYWLDFTGLTMQQTTGYGWICAIHPDDRVGVARHWHRVFKTSMEAVANATNYEVEIRFRRVSDGSYRWHIVRGLPFRDAAGQIIKWVGIASDIHDRKVAEAALQQLNEMLEQRIQERTVQLEAANKELESFSYSVSHDLRAPLRHIGGFIELLQKRHSSTSLDQTSQRYLKIISETAKQAGILIDELLTFSRMGRTEMRYINLNMEELVQEVKRDLIAETPGRIIRWHIKSLSEVQGDPSMLRLVLRNLIGNAVKYTQTRNPAEITVGSIDNENEVVFFVQDNGVGFNMQYVHKLFGVFQRLHSDPQFEGTGVGLANVQRIIHRHNGRVWAEAVVDSGATFYFSLPKLLRKEGE; this is translated from the coding sequence ATGAGTCGTAAGGCAAAGGTATCTAAACCCCAAAACCTCTTTGCTGGCGGTAGAGACAAGGGCACATTCATCCGAGAGCAACTGTTGCACTATAGTGTTGCTTTCCTATCCGTTGCCTTAGCACTGTGGGCAACTCTGTTACTCAATCCATATCTCACTCCAACACCTGCGGCACTATTTTTTGCTGCGGTGATGGTGAGTGCCTGGTACGGTGGATTAGGGCCAGGGTTACTTGCAACCGTTTTGTCTACTTTGGCAATCAATTACTTCTTTTTTAAGCCACTTTATCCGCAGAACATTACCAATCTGAATATTGTAATCCCGCTAGTTGTGTTCATGCTAACAGCAGGGTTAATCAGTTGGCTCAACGAATCACGCCGCACAGCCCAACGGCAAGCTGAGGCAAATCTGAAGTTACTACACGAAAGCCAGGTACGGTTTGGTCGCTTAACAGAGTCCAATGAAGAAGCACTGCGACAACGAGAAACAGAACTTCGCCTAATTACAGATACGCTACCAGTTCTGATTTCCTTTGTAGATTCAGAACAACGCTACCGCTTCAATAACCTAGCTTATGAAGAGTGGTTTGGGCATCCGGCAGCAGAAGTTTATGGGAAGACACTTTGGGAAGTTTTGGGTGAATCCGCTTATAAAGTGCTTCGTCCTTATGTGGAACAAGTACTAGCAGGAGAGCAGGTCACTTTTGAAAGTCAAATTCCTTATAAAGATGGTGGTACACGCTACATTAATGCTATTTACGTTCCCCAGTTTAATCAACAGGGAACTGTTGAAGGGTATGCAGCGTTGATTACTGACATCAGCGAACAGCAAGCTGCGCTCCGCGAACGCAAACGGGCAGAAGCAGCGTTGCGCGAAAGTGAAGCCCGTTTTCGCCAAATGGCAGATACCGCCCCCGTACTGGTATGGATGTCCGCCACTGACACATTCTGTAACTACTTTAATAAACCCTGGCTAGATTTTACCGGGCGAACTCTAGAGCAAGAAATGGGCAATGGATGGACTGAAGGTGTTCATCCCGATGATTTTCGGCGTTGCTTAGACACATACACCAATGCTTTTCATGCCCGACAAAAATTTACAATGGAATATCGCCTTAGACGTTTTGATGGCGAATACCGTTGGGTTTTTGATACTGGTGTACCTCGATTCGCACCAACAGGGGAGTTTCTCGGCTATATCGGCTCTTGTGTTGATATCCACGATCGCAACTTGGCAGAAAAAGCGCTACGTGACAGTGAGGAGCGATATCGAATTTTAACGGAAGTGTCGCCGCAGGCTATTTGGATGGGCAATAGCGATGGTGGTATTACCTATTGCAATCAATACTGGTTAGATTTCACCGGATTGACAATGCAGCAGACCACTGGTTATGGCTGGATTTGTGCCATTCACCCCGATGACCGCGTAGGCGTAGCCCGCCACTGGCATCGCGTCTTTAAAACTTCGATGGAGGCTGTTGCTAATGCTACAAACTACGAAGTAGAAATTCGCTTTCGTCGAGTTTCTGATGGTAGCTATCGTTGGCATATTGTCCGGGGTTTGCCATTTCGAGATGCAGCGGGACAGATTATCAAGTGGGTGGGCATTGCCAGCGATATTCACGATCGCAAAGTTGCCGAAGCCGCCCTGCAACAACTCAACGAAATGCTGGAGCAACGGATTCAAGAGCGTACTGTCCAACTCGAAGCTGCTAACAAGGAACTCGAATCTTTCTCCTATTCAGTCTCTCACGACTTGCGAGCACCGCTGCGCCACATTGGCGGATTTATCGAATTGCTTCAGAAGCGGCATAGCTCAACAAGCTTAGATCAAACGAGTCAGCGCTATTTGAAAATAATTTCAGAAACGGCAAAACAGGCAGGAATATTGATCGATGAGTTGCTGACATTTTCTCGGATGGGGCGCACCGAAATGCGCTACATCAACCTGAATATGGAGGAATTAGTACAAGAGGTAAAACGCGATTTGATCGCAGAAACCCCAGGACGGATAATCCGTTGGCACATCAAGTCATTGTCAGAAGTGCAGGGCGACCCCTCCATGCTACGGCTCGTGCTTCGCAACCTGATAGGCAATGCCGTAAAATATACCCAGACTCGAAACCCAGCAGAAATCACTGTTGGAAGTATTGACAATGAAAACGAAGTTGTCTTTTTTGTACAAGATAACGGCGTTGGCTTTAATATGCAATATGTTCACAAGCTATTCGGAGTATTTCAACGCCTGCAT